In the genome of Pelodiscus sinensis isolate JC-2024 chromosome 3, ASM4963464v1, whole genome shotgun sequence, one region contains:
- the PRPH2 gene encoding peripherin-2 gives MALLKVKFSQKKRVKLAQGLWLMNWFSVFAGIIVFSMGLFLKIELRKRSEVMDNSESHFVPNSLILMGVLACAFNALAGKICYDSLDPTKFAKWKPLLKPYLVLCFLFNIFIFFIALICFLTRGSLETTLAHGLKNGMKFYRDTDTPGRCFMKKTIDMLQIEFRCCGNNGFRDWFEIQWISNRYLDFGSKEVKDRIKSNVDGRFLVDGVPFSCCNPSSPRPCIQYQVTNNSAHYSYDYQTEELNLWNRGCREALLHYYSSMMSSMGGVVLFVWLFEVSVMVGLRLLHTSLESITNPEDPECESEGWLLEQSLKDTFKSTLESLKKIGKFNQVDAGAEGAEGEEGGKTPAISTVS, from the exons ATGGCACTACTGAAAGTTAAATTCAGCCAGAAGAAAAGGGTAAAATTAGCTCAAGGACTATGGCTCATGAACTGGTTTTCAGTGTTTGCAGGAATAATTGTTTTTAGTATGGGATTGTTCCTCAAAATTGAGCTCCGGAAGCGAAGCGAAGTAATGGACAATTCTGAAAGCCATTTTGTGCCCAATTCTTTGATATTGATGGGTGTATTAGCCTGCGCCTTCAATGCCCTTGCTGGCAAAATTTGCTATGATTCTCTGGATCCAACAAAATTTGCAAAGTGGAAGCCTTTGCTGAAACCTTACCTGGTGTTATGTTTCTTATTTAAcatcttcatttttttcattgctcTGATTTGCTTTCTCACGAGGGGCTCTCTGGAGACAACATTAGCACATGGGCTAAAGAATGGCATGAAGTTCTACAGGGATACTGATACCCCAGGAAGATGTTTCATGAAGAAGACAATTGACATGCTCCAAATTGAGTTCAGATGCTGTGGAAACAATGGTTTCAGAGACTGGTTTGAGATTCAGTGGATCAGCAACAGATACCTGGATTTTGGCTCCAAAGAAGTGAAAGA TCGAATTAAAAGCAATGTGGATGGAAGGTTCTTGGTTGATGGAGTCCCCTTCAGTTGCTGCAACCCTAGCTCCCCAAGACCCTGCATCCAGTACCAAGTTACTAACAACTCGGCTCACTACAGCTACGACTATCAAACAGAGGAGCTCAACTTATGGAACCGTGGCTGCAGGGAGGCACTTCTTCACTACTACAGCAGCATGATGAGCTCCATGGGCGGGGTTGTCCTCTTTGTCTGGCTTTTTGAG GTGTCTGTGATGGTTGGTTTGCGTCTTTTGCACACTTCTCTGGAAAGCATCACAAATCCTGAAGATCCTGAATGTGAAAGCgaggggtggctcctggagcagAGCCTGAAAGACACTTTCAAATCCACACTAGAAAGTTTGAAAAAGATTGGTAAGTTCAATCAGGTGGATGCAGGCGCTGAAGGAGCTGAAGGTGAGGAAGGTGGAAAGACACCAGCTATCTCAACTGTCAGTTGA